In Desulfosoma sp., the sequence CATTGAAAAAAACTTCCAGGGGCTTCAAGCCCAAAGGGGGCTTGGGACCGCGATGCATCTGAAGAGCCGCGCGATTGGCACTCTGAATCCGCCCTTCGGCATCCAGAAGAAGAACACCTTCCTGCATGCCTTCGAGAATGGCTTGAAGCTGACCACGCTGATCTTCCAAGGCTTTCATATGTTCTTCGATCTGGAACGCCGTTTCTTGCAAGGCTTCGCCTAATGCGTCCAGCACAGGATAGCCCGAAGGCCGAAGGCGATGGCGTTGGAGGCGTCCCAGGGCGCGCACCATGTCCAGCAAAGGCATAAGCGGTTTTTCCATAAGCCGCGAAAGAGCCAAGGCAAGAAGTCCCGTGCCGACAAAGGAAAATCCCAAAATTATCCAAAGTTGCCTCCTCTGCTGATCCAGAGTGCCTTTGATTTGGGACACGGGCATGGCAATGCGCAGAATGCCTGAAGGAAGATTGGGAATGTTCGAGACGGGCATGGCCCCGTAGAGAAAGTCTTTGCGGACGGTGTCGCTGCGTCGCATAATGAACCCAAAGCCGCCTTGTCGAGCGGCCGCCACCTCGGGACGATCCCAGTGATTTTCCATGAATCCCAGTTTGTCATAGGGCACATCACTGTCGGCCACAACACGGCCTCCTTGTGCAATGTAAGTGATGCGCAGTCCCAAAAGGTTTCCCACCTGAGTACACCAATCGTCCAAATCGCTCAGCCATGGAAACGGGTCATGATTCTTCAGGGACCAGATAAGAAAAGTCAGCTCCTGATGGATGCGCTTTTTGGATTCATCCAACAGAACCTGATGCAGCTGACGATGAAAATAGGTCACAGGTGCCAGCACACACACCAGCAGTATGGTCCAGAAGGCGAGTAGCAAACGGGTGCGCACACTTAACGTTTTCATGAACCACTCCGGTCTCGAAACCGGTAGCCCACACCCCGAATCGTTTCTACAAAACCGGCGTATCCTTCCAGTTTTTGACGAAGCCGGCGAATATGTGTATCCACCGTTCGAGCATAGCCTTCGAAATGATAACCCCACACGCGATCTAAAAGCCGATCTCGAGACAAGACGCGGCCCTTATTGGACATCAATTCCAACAGGAGCTTGAATTCCGTGGCCGTCAGGGTCACTTCCTTACGATCGATCCACACACGATGCGCCTGAGGGTCCACGACCAATCCTTCCGCAGAAAGCAGATTTTCTCCGGATTCAGCGGGGGAGACACGGCGCATAACCGCCTGAACCCTAAGGACCAGTTCCCTTGGACTAAACGGCTTGACCACATAATCATCCCCGCCCATTTCCAAACCCAAAATACGGTCGGCTTCTTCGCCTCGAGCCGTCAAGATGATGATGGGAATGGATGCCGTGTCTTGATGCCGTTTCAGAGCCTTGCAGACTTCGAGACCATCCATGCCTGGAAGCATTAGATCCAGAACGATCAAATCGGGCTTTTCTTGTGTGGCTCTCTCCAAACCCGAGACCCCGTCTTCGGCTTTGAGAACCTCATAGTCGGCAGCTTTGAGATGCCAAGCCACCAGGTTCAAGATGTCTTTGTCATCCTCGATGATAAGGACCTTTCCTCGTGCCACGAACACCTCCGTGACAATGCGTTTCCGAACTCCAAAAACACTCTTTCCCTTTGGATACCCGATGTTTCCTCTAAAGTCATTGGAACATCGCCATGAAACGTCAATTTTGTCACAGTGACGTGATGAATCTGTGACGTTTGTGTGACACAGTTTTTTTCCCATGGAAAGCCTTGAGAATCGTCAGAGCTCCGTTCCTTAAAAGCACTGTAACATGATTGTCACATAGCGGTAACGTCGCGTTCACATGCTCTTCGTAAAGTCCCCGTGACATGAAAAAGGTTGTAGCTCAAAAGCTAAGAGTCAGGGATTCAAAAAACGGCGCTTTGTCAGGGCCCGAATGATCGAGAAAAGTTGCCATGTCTAGTTTGGTTGTCTTCTGTGTTCTACTTTTGAGTGCTACGGCGTACGCCCTGGGCCGTCGCCGTGCGCTTCGTCTCGTCGGCGGCGAAACTCATGCCAGACAGCTTGCCTCCAGGCCCCACTACTACGGCGTTTATCTGGCCATGTGGTGCGCTCTCCCCGCTCTGCTGATCTTCTTCCTTTGGATCTTGCTGGAACCTGTGCTGCTGGAACAGTGGGTCCTACGTCACCTTCCTGATTCTTACCAAGGGCTTTCTTCGGATCGTTTGAGTCTTGTGCTCAATGACATCAGAAATTTGGCCCAGGGGGGCATTGTTTCCGGGCAGGCCGACTCTGCCATTCAGGCGGCCGCGGAGCAGTATAAGAGGCTGCAGACTTTGGCGAGGACGGCCCTATGGACGGCTGTCCTGACCTTTGCGGGTCTTGGCGTCCAGATGGGGTATAGAAAAATCTCGGTTTCTTTTCGAGCGCGAAACCAAGTGGAAAAGGTTCTGCGTGTCTTTCTGATCTTGGCGTCTACCATCGCTGTTTTGACCACCGTGGGCATCATTTTTTCTGTTCTTTTTGAAGCCATGAGGTTTTTTCGTCTGGTGCCGTGGTGGGAATTTCTGTTGGGTCTTAAATGGAGCCCTCAGATGGCGATCCGCGCCGACCAGGTGGGAGCTTCCGGGGCTTTCGGCATGATCCCCGTCTTTACGGGAACCCTTCTCATTGCCGCCATTGCCATGGCCGTTGCCGTCCCTTTAGGGCTTCTTTCGGCTGTTTACCTCAGTGAATACGCCCCGAAAAAGGCGCGCGCCATTGTCAAGCCCATTTTGGAAATTTTGGCGGGGATTCCCACCGTGGTTTATGGCTTTTTCGCCGCCTTAACCGTTGGGCCTTCCATTCGGCGAGTCGGCGAAAGTCTAGGGCTTTCGGTGGCGTCGGAAAGTGCTCTGGCAGCGGGCTTGGTCATGGGGATCATGATTGTTCCTTTTATCTCCTCCTTGTCCGACGATGTGATCACAGCTGTCCCCAATGATCTTCGTGACGGGTCATTAGCTCTGGGGGCCACCCGTTCTGAAACCGTCAAGAAAGTGGTTCTTCCGGCGGCTTTGCCGGGCATTGTGGGAGGTGTGTTGCTGGGAATGTCCCGCGCCGTCGGCGAAACGATGATCGTCGTCATGGCGGCGGGCTTAGCCGCCAACCTGACCCTGAACCCTCTTTCGGCCGTGACGACGGTGACCGTGCAGATTGTCACCTTGCTTGTGGGGGATCAGGAATTCGACAGTCCCAAGACGCTGGCAGCCTTTGCCTTGGGCTTGGTTCTTTTTGTGGTGACCTTAATCCTCAACATCATCGCCTTGTACGTGGTTCGTAAGTATCGGGAGCAATATGAATAAACAAGTGACGTTGCCTTCTTCTGAATCCGTTTCGACCTCGTCTCGAACGGTAAAAATGGTGCAGGCCGGTCTGGCCAAACGTTACCGAGCGGAAAAAAGGTTTCGAACACTGGGGGCGGCCGCGGTGCTCTGTGCCTTAGCCTTTTTGGCTTTTATGTTTCTGGACATCCTTTCCAAGGGGTATACGGCCTTTCAGCGAACAGTTGTCTTGTTGGACATCTATGTGGACCCTGACGAGGTGCACGTGGGGAATCTGGATCGTGCCGATTACCAAGGTTTGGTGAAAAGGAGTCTTGAAAAGCTCTTTCCTGAAGTCGAAGGCAGGCAGCAAAAAAGGGAGCTCTTTAGCCTGGTCAGTACCGGAGCCGGAACGGTGGTGCGAGAAAAGGTCCTGGAAGACACATCGGTTATCGGCAAGACTCTTTCCCTCTGGGTTCCGGCCTCGGCGGATGTGGACATGGTGGTCAAGGGTCATGTGGATCGCCGACTTCCGGAATCGGAACGACGCCTGGGAGACCGAAGCCTTCAGTGGCTTCAGGTCCTGGAATCTCAAGGGCGTGTGGCGAAACATTGGAATATGGCGTTTTTTACTTCAGGAGATTCTCGAGAACCGGAACTGGCGGGTATTTTAGGAGCCACAGCGGGATCCTTTTACACCCTTTTGGTCACTTTGGCCCTGTCCTTTCCCATCGGCGTGGCGGCAGCCGTTTATTTGGAAGAATTTGCGCCTAAAAACCGCTGGACGGACATCCTCGAGGTCAACATCAACAACCTGGCGGCCGTCCCTTCCATTGTCTTTGGACTTCTCGGCCTCGCCGTTTTTCTCTCCTTTTTCGGTCTCCCACGATCTTCTCCCTTGGTGGGTGGCCTTGTGCTGACCCTTATGACCTTACCGACCATTATCATTGCCGGGCGAGCTTCTCTTCAGGCCGTGCCTCCATCCATTCGGGATGCGGCTTTGAGTGTCGGGGCTTCGCCCATGCAAGCCGTCTTTCACCATGTGTTGCCTTTGGCTCTTCCAGGCATGCTCACGGGAACCATCATCGGCATGGCGAGAGCTCTAGGGGAAACCGCGCCTTTGCTCATGGTGGGAATGGTTGCTTTTGTTGTGGATATTCCTCGAAGATTCACCGACCCAGCCACCGTCCTTCCTGTCCAAATCTATCTGTGGGCGGACAGTGCCGAACGTGCCTTTGTCGAAAGGACCTCGGCTGCCATCTTGGTGCTGCTGGCGTTCCTGATCGTCATGAATGCGACGGCGGTCTATTTGAGGAACCGATTTGAACGGCGTTGGTGAACAAAGAAAGGAGGTGTCTTTTTATCGGATGGCAAACATCTCAGGGACATGAAAGAAACGAGCGTCTGTGAAAGAAATCAACTTAACAAAAATTTCAAGGAGAGTCGCACCATGAAACGTTTATTTTGCTCAGTCGTCGCCCTTTCAATGCTTTTTGTATTTCAGACGCCCTCGAGTGCTCAAGCTCGGGATTATATCTTCATCGTGGGATCGTCCACCGTTTATCCTTTTTCCACAACAGTGGCAGAAAAGTTTGGAAAGGCTTATGGATTCAAGACGCCCAAGGTGGAATCCACGGGAACCGGCGGTGGTTTTAAGCTCTTTTGCGCAGGGGTTGGGGTGGAACACCCCGATATCAGCAACGCATCCCGGGCCATTAAAAAGTCAGAATTGGAAACATGTGCCCAAAATGGAGTGAAGGAAATCGTTGAGGTCAAGATCGGTTATGACGGCATTGTTTTGGCCAATAGCAAGAAAGCTCCGGTGATGAAGCTGTCTCGAAAGGACATCTTTTTGGCCTTGGCAGCCGAAATTCCAGATCCCAAAGGCGGAGGCGCCATGGTGAAAAACCCGCACAAGACCTGGAAAGACGTGAATCCTTCCCTGCCGGACAAGAAGATTGAGGTCCTTGGACCTCCTCCTACCTCTGGAACTCGAGACGCTTTCCTAGAATTGGCCATGGAAGAAGGAGCGTCCGAGATCGAATCCATGAAAGCCTTGAAGAAAACCGATGAAAAAGCTTTCAGAAAGGCTGTGCACAGCCTTCGAGAAGATGGTGCCTGGATTGATGCCGGGGAAAACGACAACCTTATCGTCCAAAAGCTTTTATCTAACCCGGATGCGGTCGGTGTTTTCGGGTTCAGTTTCCTGGATCAGAACACGGACAAGATTCAAGGAGCCGAAGTAGACGGTGTAGCTCCTACTTTTGAAACCATCTCCGCCCAAAAATACACCCTCTCAAGGCCCCTCTTCTTCTATGTCAAGAAAGCTCATGTGGGCAGCATTCCCGGCATTAAAGAATTTGTTCAGGAATTCACCGATGACAAAGCTTGGGGACCCCAAGGGTACTTGGCCGACAAAGGCTTGATTCCACTTCCGGAAAGTGAAAGGGCTTCCATGAGGGAAGCGGCCCGTGCGATGAAACCCTTGGCCATGCAATGATCCTTTAAATTTTCCAGGTAAACCGAGTGAGTGCAAGGGTCGTGGCTTTTCGGCCCTTGCACGCGGCTTTCATCCTTGTTGGAATATGCTATGGAAACGGTCATGGATGCTTTTGTGAATACGAAAAGTTTCAAGATTTTGAAGGACCCGAGGCAGGGGGATCATGTGGTGGCCGGAGATGATGATAAGAAGGAAAAAGAGCCTCTAAAGCCTTCCACAGCTACGGTGGGAGATATCCATGTGGCTGATCCTCGCATGACGTGCCGCCATGTGAACGTCTTCTACGGGGAAAAGAGAGCCATTCGGGATGTTTCCATAGACATCGGCCGAAACGAGGTGCTGGCCATGATCGGTCCTTCTGGATGCGGCAAGTCCACGTTTCTTCGATGCCTGAACCGCATGAACGACACCATCGAAGGGTGCCGTGTCACAGGGACGATTACCCTGGATGGGCAGGACATTTACGATCCGGCCTTGGACGTGGTCCTTCTGCGCGCTCAGGTGGGTATGGTTTTTCAAAAGCCGAACCCCTTTCCCAAGTCCATCTACGACAATGTGGCGTACGGTCCCAAAATTCATGGCCTGGCCCAAAGTCGGGAAGAACTGGATGAAATTGTAGAAACATCCCTTCGCAAAGCCGGCTTGTGGGAAGAAGTCAAAGATCGACTGCATCAGTCGGGAACCAGCCTTTCGGGAGGGCAACAACAGAGGCTGTGCATTGCCCGGGCCATTGCGGTGAATCCCGAAGTGATTTTAATGGATGAGCCTTGCTCGGCTTTGGATCCCATTGCTACGGGACGCATTGAAGACCTGATGCACGAGCTGCGCGCCCAGTACAGCATCGTCATTGTGACTCACTCCATGCAGCAGGCGGCTCGAGTGTCCCAACGGACGGCCTTTTTTCATATGGGGGATCTGATTGAAGTAGGACCCACGGACCGCATCTTTACGCGACCTTGCCACAAACTGACAGAAGATTACATCACGGGGCGCTTTGGCTAGTTTCTTGAGAGTTGCCGAAAAGAATCTGAATCACATGGTGGTGGCGCAAAATTTCCGGACCCGGACCCGTCAAGGTTACGGATCCATCTTCAATAAGGAAAGCCACGTCGGCTACACGTAAAATGCGACGGACGTGCTGCCCGGCGATGAGCAAGGTCAGACCGCTTTTTCGCAATTTTTGAAAGGCGCTGCAGAAACGCCGCACCACCTTTGGGCTCAGCCCCAGAAAAGGATCGTCCAAGAGCAAGAGTCGAGCCCCGGCCATAAGGCCTCGGCCAAGCACGACCATGCGTTTTTCTCCACCGCTTAAAGCTCCGGCCCTCTGACGTTTTTTTTCCTCCAGTTCCGGAAAAAGACAAAACACCAATCGAAGTTTTTCGTCCAAACGTCGGCGATGCAGATACCCCCCCACCTCCAAATTTTCCAGCACGGACATTTCCGCAAAAACACTCATGCCTTCCGGAACATAAACAAGACCTAGGGCGACGATGTCGGCTACGTCCAAGGTTTCGATTCGTTTTCCATCGTAGACGATCTCGCCGAGAACAGGTCGAATGATCCCGGCCACACACTTTAAAATAGTCGTTTTTCCTGCTCCGTTAGGTCCGACCATGGCGACGATTTGCTGAGACCACACACTGAAGGAGACATCCTGAAGCACCGGTGTGGATCCGATCCAGGCACTTAGGTTCTGCACCTGAAGTAAAGGTGTTCTCTTTTCTTCGGCCGACATACCCATCACGCCTCTTCGGGTGCTTCCCGTTCGCCCAGATAGGCCGATAGAACTTCCGGATGGTGGAGCACTTCGTGGGGAGAACCTTCAACGATTTTTTCCCCTTGATCCAAGGCTACCAAGCGATCCGAGACTCGGGCCGTAAGGTTCAAGAAATGATCCACCAGGACAATGGTCATGCCGCGTTCACGCAAGGAAAGAACCAGTTGAGCCGCCTGATTGACGGCATAAGGGCTGAGTCCTGCAGCAATTTCATCCAAAAGAAGCAAGGAAGGGCGGGTGGCCAAGGCACGAGCCACTTCCAGGCGCCGCTGTTCGGAAAGGGTCAGTTCCTTTCCAAGCGTGTGTCTTTTTTCTTCCAACCCCACCAAACAAAGCCATTCCAGCGCCGCATCTCGGTCCGAAACGGGAGGCTCGCTTTTCGCAAAGCCCTTTCCGAACCACATGGCGATAAGCACGTTCTCTTCCGCGGTCATTTCCGGAAAGGGACGCGCAATTTGAAACGTCCGGGCAATGCCGGCTTGACACACACGATAAGGAGCCCATCCGGTGATGGGCCGTCCCATGAAGATCACATCGCCCGAAGAAGCTTGCACCAGGCCGCAGACCACGTTGAAGAGGGTTGTTTTTCCTGCTCCGTTTGGGCCGATGAGGCTGACGATTTCGCCTTCATGCACGGCAAAGCTGACATCCTTTAAAACGGTGCGCGTGCCGAAACGCACCACCAGGTGATGGATTTCCAGAACACGTTTCATCGGCTCCACGATCCCAAACCCTTTGGAAAGAAAAGCACGGCAGCGACTATCACCAGGCCGTAAATCGCCGCATGGCCCGCGGGCAGGACGGGATGCAAAACGAACTGGTCCAGTGGGTAAAGAAAAAGGGCGCCGAGGACAGGGCCATACCAGCGAAAACGGCCTCCGAGAATGGAAAGCACTAGGGGCAAAGCTGAGAAGTGGGCACTGAAAACAAGGGCCGGCTCCACAAACCCATGCAGATGCGCGTAAAGACCGCCGCACAAGCCTGTGAGAACGGCGCTGAGAG encodes:
- a CDS encoding ATP-binding protein translates to MKTLSVRTRLLLAFWTILLVCVLAPVTYFHRQLHQVLLDESKKRIHQELTFLIWSLKNHDPFPWLSDLDDWCTQVGNLLGLRITYIAQGGRVVADSDVPYDKLGFMENHWDRPEVAAARQGGFGFIMRRSDTVRKDFLYGAMPVSNIPNLPSGILRIAMPVSQIKGTLDQQRRQLWIILGFSFVGTGLLALALSRLMEKPLMPLLDMVRALGRLQRHRLRPSGYPVLDALGEALQETAFQIEEHMKALEDQRGQLQAILEGMQEGVLLLDAEGRIQSANRAALQMHRGPKPPLGLKPLEVFFNADLQKACDAVLAGRHAERMEIVLEPDRYFDVHVVSLRSPGMPKGAVVVLHDITELKRLARIRRDFVANVSHELRTPLTAIKGYAETLLESPCAEDAETRMFMETILRKANHMTRMVNDLLTLTRLESQPPQVPQSAVDAASALASAVETCHPESRKRNMDIQIHFPEERLWVRAERDALMQVFQNLLDNAIRYSYPQTVIRVRAEVQKDTVLFAVEDEGPGIPFEHQARVFERFYRVPRQRESTTESTGLGLAICRHLVQNMGGRIWVESPVREKGIGTAFFFTLHRALEPESKETPEG
- a CDS encoding ABC transporter ATP-binding protein, with the protein product MSAEEKRTPLLQVQNLSAWIGSTPVLQDVSFSVWSQQIVAMVGPNGAGKTTILKCVAGIIRPVLGEIVYDGKRIETLDVADIVALGLVYVPEGMSVFAEMSVLENLEVGGYLHRRRLDEKLRLVFCLFPELEEKKRQRAGALSGGEKRMVVLGRGLMAGARLLLLDDPFLGLSPKVVRRFCSAFQKLRKSGLTLLIAGQHVRRILRVADVAFLIEDGSVTLTGPGPEILRHHHVIQILFGNSQETSQSAP
- the pstA gene encoding phosphate ABC transporter permease PstA; this translates as MNKQVTLPSSESVSTSSRTVKMVQAGLAKRYRAEKRFRTLGAAAVLCALAFLAFMFLDILSKGYTAFQRTVVLLDIYVDPDEVHVGNLDRADYQGLVKRSLEKLFPEVEGRQQKRELFSLVSTGAGTVVREKVLEDTSVIGKTLSLWVPASADVDMVVKGHVDRRLPESERRLGDRSLQWLQVLESQGRVAKHWNMAFFTSGDSREPELAGILGATAGSFYTLLVTLALSFPIGVAAAVYLEEFAPKNRWTDILEVNINNLAAVPSIVFGLLGLAVFLSFFGLPRSSPLVGGLVLTLMTLPTIIIAGRASLQAVPPSIRDAALSVGASPMQAVFHHVLPLALPGMLTGTIIGMARALGETAPLLMVGMVAFVVDIPRRFTDPATVLPVQIYLWADSAERAFVERTSAAILVLLAFLIVMNATAVYLRNRFERRW
- a CDS encoding ABC transporter ATP-binding protein — protein: MKRVLEIHHLVVRFGTRTVLKDVSFAVHEGEIVSLIGPNGAGKTTLFNVVCGLVQASSGDVIFMGRPITGWAPYRVCQAGIARTFQIARPFPEMTAEENVLIAMWFGKGFAKSEPPVSDRDAALEWLCLVGLEEKRHTLGKELTLSEQRRLEVARALATRPSLLLLDEIAAGLSPYAVNQAAQLVLSLRERGMTIVLVDHFLNLTARVSDRLVALDQGEKIVEGSPHEVLHHPEVLSAYLGEREAPEEA
- the pstC gene encoding phosphate ABC transporter permease subunit PstC, which codes for MSSLVVFCVLLLSATAYALGRRRALRLVGGETHARQLASRPHYYGVYLAMWCALPALLIFFLWILLEPVLLEQWVLRHLPDSYQGLSSDRLSLVLNDIRNLAQGGIVSGQADSAIQAAAEQYKRLQTLARTALWTAVLTFAGLGVQMGYRKISVSFRARNQVEKVLRVFLILASTIAVLTTVGIIFSVLFEAMRFFRLVPWWEFLLGLKWSPQMAIRADQVGASGAFGMIPVFTGTLLIAAIAMAVAVPLGLLSAVYLSEYAPKKARAIVKPILEILAGIPTVVYGFFAALTVGPSIRRVGESLGLSVASESALAAGLVMGIMIVPFISSLSDDVITAVPNDLRDGSLALGATRSETVKKVVLPAALPGIVGGVLLGMSRAVGETMIVVMAAGLAANLTLNPLSAVTTVTVQIVTLLVGDQEFDSPKTLAAFALGLVLFVVTLILNIIALYVVRKYREQYE
- a CDS encoding PstS family phosphate ABC transporter substrate-binding protein yields the protein MKRLFCSVVALSMLFVFQTPSSAQARDYIFIVGSSTVYPFSTTVAEKFGKAYGFKTPKVESTGTGGGFKLFCAGVGVEHPDISNASRAIKKSELETCAQNGVKEIVEVKIGYDGIVLANSKKAPVMKLSRKDIFLALAAEIPDPKGGGAMVKNPHKTWKDVNPSLPDKKIEVLGPPPTSGTRDAFLELAMEEGASEIESMKALKKTDEKAFRKAVHSLREDGAWIDAGENDNLIVQKLLSNPDAVGVFGFSFLDQNTDKIQGAEVDGVAPTFETISAQKYTLSRPLFFYVKKAHVGSIPGIKEFVQEFTDDKAWGPQGYLADKGLIPLPESERASMREAARAMKPLAMQ
- the pstB gene encoding phosphate ABC transporter ATP-binding protein PstB, encoding MDAFVNTKSFKILKDPRQGDHVVAGDDDKKEKEPLKPSTATVGDIHVADPRMTCRHVNVFYGEKRAIRDVSIDIGRNEVLAMIGPSGCGKSTFLRCLNRMNDTIEGCRVTGTITLDGQDIYDPALDVVLLRAQVGMVFQKPNPFPKSIYDNVAYGPKIHGLAQSREELDEIVETSLRKAGLWEEVKDRLHQSGTSLSGGQQQRLCIARAIAVNPEVILMDEPCSALDPIATGRIEDLMHELRAQYSIVIVTHSMQQAARVSQRTAFFHMGDLIEVGPTDRIFTRPCHKLTEDYITGRFG
- a CDS encoding response regulator transcription factor; its protein translation is MARGKVLIIEDDKDILNLVAWHLKAADYEVLKAEDGVSGLERATQEKPDLIVLDLMLPGMDGLEVCKALKRHQDTASIPIIILTARGEEADRILGLEMGGDDYVVKPFSPRELVLRVQAVMRRVSPAESGENLLSAEGLVVDPQAHRVWIDRKEVTLTATEFKLLLELMSNKGRVLSRDRLLDRVWGYHFEGYARTVDTHIRRLRQKLEGYAGFVETIRGVGYRFRDRSGS